A genomic segment from Nonomuraea helvata encodes:
- a CDS encoding bifunctional cobalt-precorrin-7 (C(5))-methyltransferase/cobalt-precorrin-6B (C(15))-methyltransferase, with the protein MITVVGWDGHEFSARAVAKLQEARLVVGPDAVLGQLKLTAPTVADDSLLEVLDDHLEHGEGPVVVVAEGDPGFFGVVRRLRAHGLKPEVVPAISLVTRAFACAGLSWEDALVVAPSGPSRLDRVVNACRAHPKVALLVAPGVGPGEIARELAPTTPRALIVCEDLGGPDERVTHSRMGEATTRPWKDPDVVLVIDPLHRSKEPGWVAGAQPGPAEWALPFEGALPAEVRAFILAKLGPRLGDLVWDVGAGAGEIAVECARMGAAVMAVERDEESCARLRANVLQHGVKVALTRGQAPPALEPLPDPDAVFVGGGGIDVVLACAARGPRTLVCALRKVEQVSAVLERLREHGYRSEGTQILASKLTLDPDGSHRLTASDPVFVVHATPAHTA; encoded by the coding sequence ATGATCACGGTGGTCGGCTGGGACGGGCACGAGTTCTCGGCCAGGGCGGTGGCCAAGCTGCAGGAGGCGAGGCTCGTCGTGGGCCCCGACGCCGTGCTCGGGCAGCTCAAGCTCACCGCGCCGACCGTGGCCGACGACTCGCTGCTGGAGGTCCTCGACGACCACCTCGAGCACGGCGAGGGCCCCGTGGTCGTGGTCGCGGAGGGCGATCCCGGATTCTTCGGCGTGGTCCGCCGGCTGCGGGCGCACGGACTCAAGCCGGAGGTGGTGCCGGCGATCTCGCTCGTCACCCGCGCCTTCGCGTGCGCCGGCCTCAGCTGGGAGGACGCGCTCGTCGTCGCCCCGTCGGGCCCGAGCCGGCTCGACCGGGTCGTGAACGCCTGCCGCGCCCACCCCAAGGTCGCGCTGCTGGTCGCGCCGGGCGTCGGCCCCGGGGAGATCGCCAGGGAGCTGGCGCCGACCACGCCGCGCGCGCTGATCGTCTGCGAGGACCTCGGAGGCCCCGACGAGCGCGTCACGCACAGCCGCATGGGGGAGGCGACGACCAGGCCGTGGAAGGATCCCGACGTGGTCCTCGTCATCGACCCGCTGCACCGGTCCAAGGAGCCGGGCTGGGTGGCGGGTGCGCAGCCGGGCCCGGCCGAGTGGGCGCTGCCGTTCGAGGGCGCGCTTCCGGCGGAGGTGCGCGCGTTCATCCTGGCCAAGCTGGGTCCCCGGCTCGGCGACCTGGTCTGGGACGTGGGCGCGGGCGCGGGTGAGATCGCCGTCGAGTGCGCCAGGATGGGCGCGGCCGTCATGGCCGTCGAGCGTGACGAGGAATCGTGCGCCAGGCTCCGCGCCAACGTGCTCCAACACGGCGTCAAAGTGGCTCTGACCAGGGGCCAGGCACCGCCCGCGCTGGAGCCGCTGCCCGACCCCGACGCCGTTTTCGTGGGTGGCGGCGGCATCGACGTCGTGCTCGCCTGCGCCGCGCGCGGCCCGCGTACGCTGGTGTGCGCGCTCCGGAAGGTCGAGCAGGTCTCGGCCGTGCTCGAACGGCTGCGCGAGCACGGCTACCGTAGCGAGGGCACCCAGATCCTGGCTTCGAAGCTGACGCTCGACCCCGACGGCTCCCACCGTCTGACCGCCTCCGACCCCGTGTTCGTGGTGCACGCGACACCCGCACACACAGCGTGA
- a CDS encoding GNAT family N-acetyltransferase — protein MFDADVSIATERLTLRPFGLKDAARIRSIVRSGARFLPPGAPVKTSGITPWLSSGVHELRRSGQGLHLAMVDAEGLIVGAISLFKTSWTTGTTEVGYGVHPLYRGRGFATEAVRGLVKWAFGTVGLRRVDLTANLDNLASLRVALKAGFTWEGVLRAAVLEDDGAHDLVIFGLLRDDGSLPCAALPRTELRTQRLLLRPPSAEDVPDLAATAADPVTQANTGVPPGYTQEHARAFIDYSERMRMKGAGIGWTVEELETGRFAANLDVRDLDWMSRTAEVGYMTAPWARGRGYAGEAVVAIARWLFERHGFRRLQLRAAVTNTASQRVAEKAGFVREGVARSSLGGEDMIVYSLIPSDLA, from the coding sequence GTGTTCGACGCTGATGTGAGCATCGCCACAGAACGGTTGACGCTCCGGCCGTTCGGCCTCAAAGACGCCGCCAGGATCCGCTCGATCGTGCGGTCCGGCGCCCGGTTCCTCCCGCCCGGCGCTCCCGTGAAGACGTCCGGCATCACCCCGTGGCTGTCGAGCGGCGTGCACGAGCTGCGCCGCTCGGGTCAGGGCCTGCACCTGGCCATGGTCGACGCCGAGGGCCTCATCGTGGGTGCGATCAGCCTGTTCAAGACCTCGTGGACCACGGGCACGACCGAGGTCGGCTACGGCGTGCACCCCCTCTACCGAGGCCGCGGCTTCGCCACCGAGGCGGTGCGAGGGCTGGTGAAATGGGCGTTCGGGACCGTCGGGCTGCGCAGGGTCGACCTGACCGCCAACCTCGACAACCTCGCCTCGCTCCGCGTGGCGCTGAAAGCCGGCTTCACCTGGGAGGGCGTGCTGCGCGCCGCGGTGCTGGAGGACGACGGGGCGCACGACCTGGTCATCTTCGGCCTGCTTCGCGACGACGGCAGCCTGCCCTGCGCCGCGCTGCCCAGGACGGAGCTGCGTACCCAGAGGCTGCTGTTGCGGCCGCCGTCCGCCGAGGACGTGCCCGACCTGGCCGCCACCGCCGCCGACCCCGTCACCCAGGCCAACACGGGCGTGCCGCCCGGCTACACGCAGGAGCACGCGCGGGCGTTCATCGACTATTCCGAACGGATGCGGATGAAAGGCGCGGGCATCGGCTGGACGGTCGAAGAGCTGGAAACCGGCCGTTTCGCCGCGAACCTCGACGTCAGGGACCTCGACTGGATGAGCCGGACGGCCGAGGTCGGCTACATGACCGCGCCGTGGGCCCGTGGCAGGGGGTACGCGGGCGAGGCCGTCGTGGCGATCGCGCGCTGGCTGTTCGAGCGGCACGGCTTCCGCCGGCTCCAGCTCCGCGCGGCCGTGACCAACACGGCCTCCCAGCGGGTGGCGGAGAAGGCGGGCTTCGTCCGCGAGGGCGTGGCCCGCTCCTCACTCGGCGGCGAAGACATGATCGTTTACAGCCTCATCCCGTCCGACCTGGCCTGA
- a CDS encoding DUF2795 domain-containing protein has translation MEQRRSDKHGPRLDEQQKHETEGMVRGGGSTHAEEWKEPEAMPAPGEGPQQSYPPGHEPGTPSGITQRGVDIRSDLAKWLSDAHWPASKDDLVQHAESAGAPDEVTDMTRSLPDRRYANVAEVAKALGLGVEKRRW, from the coding sequence ATGGAGCAACGTCGGAGCGACAAGCACGGTCCACGCCTTGACGAGCAGCAGAAGCACGAGACCGAGGGCATGGTCCGCGGCGGCGGCAGCACGCACGCCGAGGAATGGAAGGAGCCCGAGGCCATGCCTGCACCCGGCGAGGGACCGCAGCAGTCGTACCCGCCGGGGCACGAGCCCGGAACCCCGTCAGGCATCACGCAGCGGGGCGTCGACATCCGCAGCGACCTCGCGAAATGGCTGAGCGACGCGCATTGGCCCGCGTCCAAGGACGATCTGGTGCAGCACGCGGAGAGCGCCGGCGCACCGGATGAGGTGACGGACATGACGCGATCCCTCCCCGACCGCCGGTACGCGAACGTGGCCGAAGTGGCCAAGGCCCTCGGTCTCGGCGTCGAGAAGCGGAGGTGGTGA
- a CDS encoding Vms1/Ankzf1 family peptidyl-tRNA hydrolase has translation MRLDFIRPLYERSGPYASVYFGAYTGTEREAHWRGVRDQLEDEADKATLEALEEESQRPAPGRAMFGTHGDVVLSEALSRAPYDLGSWSPLPHVTPMLMMRGENVPHLRVIVDHAGAELTVFGGGSPRRAVVEAADWPLQKTAQGGWSQKRYERAVDEAWEKNAVAVAHEVDEQVRRIGAELVLVAGEPKSRSYLLHHLGTKSADRVMMVEHGSRADHGQFEEDVERALDQWLDRRRAELLERHQEMSGPHGMARVAQALREGRVHAVLTPGELPNPIWIGEGGTQLATDPNELQRWGVNEPVKERSDAALARAAAMTDAELWFSDAVKDVAAVLRY, from the coding sequence GTGCGGCTCGACTTCATCCGACCGCTGTACGAGCGGAGCGGCCCGTACGCGTCCGTCTACTTCGGCGCGTACACGGGGACGGAGCGCGAGGCCCACTGGCGTGGCGTGCGTGACCAGCTCGAGGACGAGGCCGACAAGGCCACCCTGGAGGCGCTGGAGGAGGAGTCCCAGCGGCCCGCACCCGGTCGGGCGATGTTCGGCACGCACGGCGACGTGGTGCTGTCGGAGGCGCTTTCCAGGGCGCCGTACGACCTGGGCAGCTGGTCGCCGCTGCCGCACGTCACGCCCATGCTCATGATGCGCGGCGAGAACGTCCCGCACCTGCGGGTCATCGTGGACCACGCCGGGGCCGAGCTGACGGTGTTCGGCGGCGGGTCGCCGCGCCGGGCCGTCGTGGAGGCGGCTGACTGGCCGCTGCAGAAGACCGCGCAGGGCGGCTGGTCGCAGAAGCGGTACGAGCGCGCGGTGGACGAGGCCTGGGAGAAGAACGCCGTGGCCGTCGCCCACGAGGTCGACGAGCAGGTCCGCCGCATCGGCGCGGAGCTCGTCCTGGTCGCGGGCGAGCCGAAGTCCCGCTCGTACCTGCTGCACCATCTTGGCACCAAGTCCGCCGACCGGGTCATGATGGTCGAGCACGGCAGCCGGGCCGACCACGGGCAGTTCGAGGAGGACGTGGAGCGGGCGCTCGACCAGTGGCTCGACCGCAGGCGCGCCGAGCTGCTGGAGCGGCACCAGGAGATGTCGGGGCCCCACGGGATGGCCCGCGTCGCGCAGGCACTGCGCGAGGGCCGGGTGCACGCGGTGCTCACACCCGGCGAGCTGCCGAACCCCATCTGGATCGGCGAGGGCGGCACCCAGCTCGCCACCGACCCGAACGAGCTGCAGCGCTGGGGCGTGAACGAGCCGGTCAAGGAGCGCTCGGACGCCGCCCTGGCCAGGGCCGCCGCGATGACGGACGCGGAGCTGTGGTTCTCCGACGCCGTCAAGGACGTGGCGGCCGTGCTCAGGTACTGA
- a CDS encoding lactate utilization protein C has translation MSAREEILARIGKAVAGAADVEIPRHYRTAPQVEDLVGLFAERVDDYRAIVHVLPAAEVPAKIDEVVAGRRMIVPEGFDREGGWTDLDTADGVITYCAVGIAETGTIVLDHGPGQGTRAQTLVPDYHLCVVRADQIVGGVPEAVARLDPARPLTWISGPSATSDIELNRVEGVHGPRTLEVIIST, from the coding sequence ATGAGCGCGCGTGAGGAGATCCTCGCACGGATCGGCAAGGCGGTCGCGGGTGCGGCGGACGTCGAGATCCCCCGGCACTACCGGACGGCGCCGCAGGTGGAGGATCTCGTAGGCCTGTTCGCCGAGCGGGTGGACGACTACCGGGCCATCGTGCACGTGCTCCCCGCCGCCGAGGTACCCGCGAAGATCGACGAGGTCGTCGCAGGCCGCCGCATGATCGTCCCGGAGGGGTTCGACCGCGAGGGCGGCTGGACCGACCTCGACACCGCCGACGGAGTGATCACGTACTGCGCGGTGGGCATCGCGGAGACCGGCACGATCGTGCTCGACCACGGCCCCGGCCAGGGCACGCGGGCCCAGACGCTGGTTCCCGACTACCACCTGTGCGTGGTGCGGGCCGACCAGATCGTGGGCGGGGTGCCGGAGGCCGTCGCCCGGCTCGACCCGGCACGCCCGCTCACCTGGATCAGCGGCCCGTCGGCCACCAGTGACATCGAGCTGAACCGGGTCGAGGGCGTGCACGGCCCCCGTACCCTCGAGGTGATCATCAGTACCTGA